The stretch of DNA AATCTCGTCATACAGTGAATAACATTTTGCACGTTTTTTTCTCCGCCAATGTGTTCAAGAATTCCGTTGGCTGTTTTATTAAAATCCATTGTGTAACCCTCCTATTTTTTCAAAAAAATAACCTGAGCAACTCAAAATGGACATGTGTTCCATTCGAGTTACTCAGGTTTTGCCTGCTTTACCAGTAACAATCCTGTTTTGTTTTATTTAGTTTTTGCAGTGTTTCATGAAGGTATTCACAGCTGGCCATTACTTGCGATTACCTCACATAAGGGACAATGATGTTAATAAAAAAAACCTAAATCAGAACATACCACATTGGCAGTCATGATTTAGGTTTTGCCTGCTTTACCAGTAACAATCCTAAGAAAGAATTATTATTTATTTTTCGTTGTCCCTTTAAAACCAAAAAAACCTAAATTGCACGTCAAAAATATGACACTACAATTTAGGTTTTGCCTGCATAATCAGTAACAATCCTAAGAAATTAATAAGTTGTTTATTAATTTGTATCCATAGAATAGCATGCGCTTTCATTCACTGTCAACGTTTTCTTTTCAAAAAAAATAATGGTATAAAGTGGAACTAATTCCGATTCACTACTCTTTCAATATGAATAGCTAAGTAAGCCATTTCTTCCTTTGTTAGATCTTGACCATGTTCTTTCTTGATGTAATCTTTTATCTTCTTTACACAAGCAATAGCATCCTTGTACTTCTCTTTCATCATCTCATAAAGGAAGTCATCTTTACTGCCAAGTGAGGTTCCACTGAATAACCTTTGAGCAAAAAACTTTAAGTGGGTAAGAAACCGAAAATAATTTAAAGAATCCTCATCAATATCAATTTTAAAATGATACTTTACGATATTTAAAACATCCTGAATTAATTTAGTGATATTTACAACATTCGGCATTTCTTCATTTAATTCTGCATTTACAATATGCATCGCAATAAATCCTGCCTCATCCTCTGGCAAAGAAATCCCAAGCTTATTGTTTATTTTCTCAATTGCTTTTAAGCCAATCGCATACTCATCCTTATAAATTCGTTTAATCTCCCAAAGCAATGCATTCGAAATCAATAAGCCTTTTTTATTTCTTTCAATCGCAAAGACAATATGGTCAGTTAATGAAACATAAATACTTTCATTCAACTTTTTGCCCAACGTAACCTTTGCATAATTGATAATCGCCTCGGCAACCTCCATATACTCCAATGGAATGTCATATAATAGGGTTTTGAACTTTTCTGAGACATCTTTATTGTCTAACTTAAAAATCTTTTCGATTTTCTCCTCTTCCACAACATCACCAGGTCGTTTCTGAAAAGCAATGCCTCTGCCCATAATCACTAACTCTTTATTGTTCTCGTCCATTACACTAATAACATTATTGTTAATTACTTTTGCGATTTTCATCTTAATCACCTATTGTGAATTTATTTGTGTAAAAAAAAAACCTAAGACTAATTATGTATGGATAATTAGTCTTAGGTTTTGCCTGATTAAACAGTAACAACCCTAAAAAGTGAAAAAATTTAACTAGAAAAAATTCTATCACTTTTTCTTCAAGTGTTCAATATTTGAAAAAACTAAATATATCAAAGACTCTACTACAGATCTTCAGAAATCTTAGATTTTTTCCCTTTACCAATTTGTTTCCAGGCTAATACAACAGCTAGTGTCACAACGGTCCCAACGATTGCTTCTGGAATTCCACTCGTTATGGCAACCGTCCAAGCTACTTCGACTCCCATATACCCTCTTACGACAGCCATTGTTAATACAAGGACTGTATTGGTCAAGGTCCCTAAGAAAGCCGCAGATCCAATCGCCAAATATTCACTCCTTCGACGAATCCCAACATAGACCAGCCAAGCAATAACTCCAATAAATAGTCTAGGAAGAATGGCTACTAATGGATCTTTGAATAGAGGAACGGTTGCATTTAAGAAGGATGAAACACCAAAGATAAGTCCCACAATTGCTCCCACAACCGGACCCTGCATTATCCCCCCGATTATCGCAGGAATATGCATGATTGTGGCATTTCCGGCAGCTGTAGGTACGGGAATATACCCTATCCGTGTTACACCTAAAAGAATGGCAACCGCACCAAGTACCCCAGCAATAACAATATTTCGAACGGTTAATGAGCCTTTCATTCTATTTCTCCCCCTTTTTCTACTCTAATATGGAAAGTGATAAAAAAGTAATAGTGCTGAAACTAGTAACCCAATAATTAATACGAAATAATCTCGTCCGATTGCTTTGTAAACAGAATAGGTACTCCTATCATTTCCAGGAGTATAGCAGCGCGATTCCATTGCTAATATAAGATCCTCTGCTCTCGATAACGCAATATTAAATAAGGGGATGATGATTGGAAGCATATCCTTCGTTCTCTGAATAATTCTCCACCATTCTCCTGACCCAAAATCTGCACCTCTAGATGCTTGTGCTTTCATCATTTTTTCCATTTCAATCGCAAAGGTTGGGACAAAGCGAATGGCAATGGTGATAATTAATGAGAACTCATGGACAGGAAATTCTATCTTCTTTAAAGGACTTAAAAGGCTATGAATGGCATGTGTTAACTCTGTTGTTGATGTGGATAGCGTCAGAACACTGCTTAATAAAATAATTTCCACAAAACGTACTGCTGAAACGATTACCAGCCGAATACTCTCACTTGTAATTAAGATAAATCCATACTCAAAGAATATCGTCCCGCCGGAAAACACATTGCCTTGGAAAATCAGCTGGAGCACAGCTAAAATAATGATAAATGGGATTGCGGGTTTGATGCCCGATAAACCATAACTGATAGGTATTTTAGATGCCCAGAATAAATAAATAGATAATAGCAGTCCGAGAGCATTTCCTAAATAACTAGTATTAAGGGCTATGGCAATGACAAGAATTGTGAATACCAACAGCTTTATTCTTGGGTCAAGGCGATGAATAAAGGAACCTGTTGGAACATGTTGACCAATCGTGATATTCCTTGATAAATCAAATTCACTAGCCATGATTCTCTCCCTCTCTACTGGCAAGAACCTTTATTATTTCACCTGCAGCTTCCGAAATCGTAAAAGCAGAAGTATTTATAGTATATCCAAGGTCTTTTAGCCGATATAAAACCTGTACCGTTTCAGGTGTTCCAATTTGGTGGCGTTCTAGTTTGTCCTTATCAGTAAAAATACTTTCTGGAGTACCTGATAATACATCCTTCCCATTAGCCATAACATAAACTCTGTCAGCTAAATAAGCAACTTCCTCCATATTGTGTGAAACAAAAATAACAGTAAGGTTTTCCATTTTATTCAAGAACTTAATCTTATCCAGCAGCTCGTTCCGTGACCTAGGGTCAAGTCCTGCAGTCGGTTCATCAAGAACCAATATCTTCGGCTTTAACGCTAGTATCCCCGCAAGAGCAACTTTACGCTTTTGTCCGCCGCTTAAGGCAAATGTCTGCCGATCCTTCATTTCTTCGAAGTCTAAGCCAACCATATCCATTGCCCATTTAACTCGTTCCCGTACTTCTTTTAAGGGTAAGCCAAGTTTAAAGGGTCCATATGCTATATCATCGCCAATTAATTTTTCAAAAATTTGATCTTCAGGATTCTGAAAAACGAGCCCAACCTGTCTCCTCAATGCCTTAATATCGATTCGTTTCTTCGATAAATCTACTCCATCGATAATGACTTTCCCTTTATCCGGTCGGATTAGGCCATTAAAATGCTGGATAAGCGTGGATTTCCCCGAACCTGTATGCCCAATAATTGCGATACATTCCCCCTCTTTAACACTCATGCTTGTCCCCTTTAAAGCTGCATGCTCCATAGGGGTTCCTTTCATATATGTATGAAATAAATTTTCTACTACGATGATCGGCTTCTCAGGCACTTAGACCACCTCCTTAGATCCTAGCATTAGAAACTCTCTTTACCTCATTGACCAGTTCCTTCTCATGAATCAACTCTCTCGAAAAAGCTGGAATTTGATTATGGATGATTTCAGCCATCTGACTTACGGCTGGGATATCCAATTGGAGCTGCAGTAACTCCTCTTTGTGTTTAAAAATTTCACTAGGTTTTCCGTCCATTACAATCTTTCCGTCTTCAACGACAATAATGCGGTCCGCTTCCGCCGCTTCAGACATGCGATGGGTGACGGTAATAATCGTCATTCCCATTTCATTCATTTTTTTCATGACCTGAAGAACTTCATTCCTGCCAAAGGTATCAAGCATGCTAGTAGACTCATCGAACACGATGCAATCTGGCCGCATGGCGAGTACTCCAGCAATGGCAACTCTTTGTTTTTGACCTCCTGATAAGTGGTGTGGAGGTCTTTTCCGAAACTCTGACATTTTCACGACCTCTAAAGCCTCGTCGATTCTATGTTTCATTTCTTGCCTTGGAACACCGATATTCTCTAACCCAAATGCTACGTCCTCTTCGACAATCGTAGCCACAATTTGATTATCTGGATGCTGAAAGACCATTCCAACACTTTTACGGATATCTAGTTTCCTGCTATCGTCCTTTGTATTATGTCCATTCACCCAAACATCTCCTGAACCGGGTGTTAAAAGTCCATTCAAATGCTTCGATAATGTCGACTTCCCCGAACCGTTATGTCCAATAATCGCAACATATTCACCTGGAAAAATGGAAAAAGAGACATCTTTCAGAACAGAAACAGAAGTGCTCTCATTGATTTTGTAAGAAAATGATACATTTTCTAAAGCAATTATGGGTTCCATTTAGACCCCTCTCCACTATTTTATTAATATTCTGAATATTATTCAACCATAGTAATGTTTCACAAGAATTATAATAGCATGAAGAGTTTATTGAGGAAATCCTGAAGTGTTGATTAACCTATTTAAATCATAAAATAGGCCAGATGCATTGATGAGTCTGGCCTACTAGAAATGAATTAGGATAGTATTCTTTTAAAGAATGATTTAGGCTTTGGATTCACTCTTTTATCAATCAGCCACTGAAATCCATACATGATGGCTGCATTTGCCGAAAATAAAATCAGGGCTTGGTAATCTTTCAATCGAATGAGCGAGGCTATTCCTACCTTTTGTAACCATCTAACAAAAATAAAGATATGAAAAAAATCTACACCTATATTAATAAAGGTGTATCGCAGAAATTTACCATATGTATATTTTAATATCCAAATCGCACCGACAAAAAAAGGTCCGACAATAAATGGGGTTTCATTTATTACATTTGGGATTAATTTTGGATACACTCGCCACCAGCCTTTTCTATGGGCGTACACAGACTGCGCTCCAAATAATAGACCAATAAATAGAGAAGTAAGTGAAAAACGTTTTACTGTTTGCTTACCGAGAAATGGTACCGTCAACCAGGGTAATAACATAATAACTAGGAGAAACTTCTTTTTATTATCCATATATGAACATCCTTTTTTACTTTTAGAATGTACAAAAAGGGAAATTTTATCCAATTAATTTTATATACTCTGGTGAAAAAAGAAGCCGCCCAATTAGTTGGACAGCTCCTATTTTTTCTATTTCCTACTATTTTTTGTTTTCAGCATGGTCAGGTTTACCAACCGCTTTTCCTTTGTTTTCTTTTTTGTAAGAAAGACCAAATCCGAATTCGTACTTGTCACCAATTTTATTCTTATATGTGAAATGTTTATATTCTTCAGGAGCAAAACTTGGAACATCTCCGACTTCTTTTTCAACTGCTTTCGCACTGGCTGGAATAGCGAATGGAAGTTTTCCAACAGGGTTGAATTCTCCAGTGAGCACCTCAAATACTGCCTCTTGAAGCGTACCGAAAGTACCAATTAATGCAGCAGCATTTGGCTCAAGTTCATTAATAAGCCATTGGTTCGTAAAGTTTAGTGCAGTGATTGTTGGAACTGTTTTTTGGATTTCAACAATGCGCTTTACATCAGATACTCCAGTTGTTTCATTAATATCAATACGTGGGTTATTATCCCAGTTAGATTGAGTTGGTTTCACATATACATAAGCATGTGTTGCTTCCTCAACGCTATCAACTAATTCGATGTTAGGGAATTTATCTGTTAGTGTTACTTTTAAGTCTGCAGTAAATCCAGCAGATTGTAATGCAGAATTATCCGCTACATATTTTGCAGCTTCTTCACCTTTTAAGTTTCTTGGTGCTGCAACTCCAACAAATCCTTCAACATAAAGCTTAATATCTTCTACCTTTTCTTCCGTTAACGGTAATAGTTTTTTACCTTTGATTTTATCATTACGCATTAGAACGACTGACTTTTGATGTGCTTCATAAGCTAATGCTCTGTTTTCTTCATTGTTTGCAGCCGCAATAGCCTCTGCAGGATTTACAAATGGGTCTTCGAATAGACCTAATGTCATCATTTCTGATAGGGTATACGTAATTGATTCGTCTACTTTCGCTTCTTTTAGTAAGCCGCTATTAACTGCCTCAATTACCAGCTCTGGTGTTGCACCACCTGAAATGATATTGGTTCCTGCATTTACGGCTTTGGCCACTTTTTCTACTGGTGTTTTATCCATGTAACCCCATGCACTACCCGCAACTGCACCCGAGTCAGAGTTAATATATCCTTTGAAACCAAGACCTTCACGCAAGTAACGGATGATTCCTTCATTTAACGTCATGCCAACTTCTTCAAATTGCTCAATTTCACTATACAAATCCAAACCTTGATCTGCACTATCGTTACTTGGATATGCATAATATGGCATTACGGATGCAACACCCGCTTCAATTGCTCTCATGAACGGAGGAATGTGATATTTTTCCATGCTCCCTTCGGTCGGGTAAATGTTAAAGCTGCCATTTTCAAAGTGAGGATCTTGTCCATCATCACGAGCTCCACCGCCAGGGAAGTGTTTAACTGTGATGGCTACACTGTCATTGCCCAGAGTTTCACCTTGGAACCCTCTGACGATTTCATAATTCATGTCTCCAACTACTTTGGGATCTTCGCCGAATGTCTCTTCAATTCTTGCCCAAAGTGGATCTGTAGCAACGTCAGCCATATATCCATAAACCTTACGAATACCAGCAGCTCTCCATTCCTGACGGGCAATTTCCGCAAATTCACCAACAGCTTCTACATCCCCGGCCGCTGCTAAACCTAATGTTCCAGGCCAGAAAGTATGCTGATCTTGAACATTCGTAATATTTGTATAATCTGTTGAGGCAGAGTTTCTAGGATTTGAAGTAATAACAACCGGAATACCTAAATCTAGACCCTCAGCCAATTGTTGCATTTGGTTATTGTAATTAGCAATATCCCCTAAGTTTTGAGATAGACGGTATATAACATGGCGCAATTTTTTATCAGTAACAATTTTACTGTTATTAGCAGTTACAAATTTCCCATCTGCCGGATCAGCTTCTGGAGTGTGAGTATTGATATACATCAATCCAGCTTTTTGCTCAAGACTCATTTGACCAACCAAATTTGCAACACGATCCGAAACTGGCTTCCTCCAGTCTTCGTAACCATCTAAGCTTTTATTGCCATTTGCATCTCTAAAATATTTGTCATCGATTTCAAGAATTCTTTCTTGAGTTGCTACTTCAATTTCCGGCTGGCCTTCAGCTTTTGCAATTTTATAAGTTGTAATTGCACCCCGGCCAGTATATGGCGTAGCTTCCCCCTCTTCACCTGTATATCCTTGGTCATCTGCAAAACCTGCCTGTGGTCCAATAACTGGAGCAAGTAATGATAGAGTAAGTGCGGTTGCAAGAAGCTTTTTTCTTAGTTTTGAAGATTTTCTAATCTGTTTTGATAATGATGCCATTTTTCTTCCTCCTCTTTTTATAGATTGAATGTTTGGTTGAATACGCTTTCAATTCGTTTTATCCCCTCCTAAAGAACTCTCTTATAAAAGAGATTTCACAACAACTAGTCTCTCTTCTTATTGGAAATCATTTCTATGTTTAATATATAATTTGGTGTAGTCTACCAAGTAGCGAGTTTTTTTAGGTATTTTTGTGATATTTTAATATTTTGAATATTTGGTTATTAATACCCATGACCTTTCTCCTTCTTATTACAAAAAAAAGAATCAGAAATATACGTTTCTGATTCACCTTATCTTTTTTTTAATTTATCATCGCTGGTTTTGCTGTTGATATTCCGATACTCTGATGGAGAACTTCCTACTATTCTCTTAAAATTGTTACTAAAGTAAGCTAAATCGGAATATCCCACTCTTTCGGCAATCTCAGACATTCTTAAGGTTGTATTTTGCAATAATCGCTTACTTTCTTCAATTCGTAGTTCCGTTATATAATCAACAAACTTTTTATTAAGTTGTTGTTTAAACAGCTGGCTGAGGTAACTGGGATTGATATGAATACTCTCTGCTGCTTCTTTTAAAGTAATTTGATCGAGAGGTGTTTTATTGATATAATCCAATACTCGTTCAATTGTTGATAGTGGAATATTTTCTTTCTCAGACATTGTCGGCTTACTCGTCATACCTTTGTTACTTTTTTTACTCAGCCATTTCTCTAGACAAACTTTTATTTCGCTCTCCTCGACCGGCTTCAGCAGGTAATCCGTTACCCCACTCCGCATTGCCTGTTGAATAAATGGAAACTCATCATGGACGGAGATTACAATAACATCATATTCCCCTTTTAGACCACTAAGTTCCTTAACCAAAGCCAGACCGTCCATAACGGGCATCCGGATATCCGTTAAAATCAGGTCCACATCATTCTTCTTTACCCAATCCAAAGCCTCTAGACCATTTGGGGCTTCATGAACAACCTGCAAGGGAAGATTCAATTTGTTTATTGTCCACTTAAGAGCGGCACGTACCCATCTCTCATCGTCAACTAACAAGATTTTTTTCATTCAATTTCCCCCCCTGTTATTTCCTGCATTGGTAACTGCATCTCAACCACTGTGCCGGATCCCATTTGACTTCTGATTGTTAGCCCATACTCTGCGCCAAATACATAATGAATCCTTTGATGGACATTTAATATGCCGATATGTTTCCCATCTGAGTTTGTTGTTTTCTGTTCAAGCTTCCTAGTAAGTTCATCTAACTTGTGATTCGGGATACCGGCGCCTGTATCTTCTACTCGAATCAGATAGGTGGATTCTGAAAGGGGAATAACCGATATGGTAATCCTGAATTTTTGAAAACTTTGACCAAATGCATGAACAAAACAATTTTCTACTAATGGTTGAAGTGAAAATTTTACTACCTGAAGGTCCATTGCCCATTCGGGAATGATCAATTCATACTCAAATCGGTCTTCGAAACGAAACTTCTGTATCTGAAGATATGTCTCGCAGAACCTAACTTCTTCTCCTAGACTAACGGTGGAAGAATTATTTTTAAGATTGTAGCGAAGTAGTTTTGCTAGTGAATAGGACATGATTGCAATGTTTTCCTGGCGCTCTTCTAACGCCATCCCTCTAATCGTCTCAAGGGAGTTATATAAAAAATGAGGGTTCATTTGAGATTGCAGCATCTTTATTTCAATTTCTTTCTGTTTAAGCGACATTTCCGTTTCTTTTAATTTTGAGACATATACTTCTTCAAGCAAATTCGATAGTTTTTCAACGGTATTGTTAAATCCTGCCGATAACTGACCAATTTCATCATTTGATTCTACTGGGACTCGACCGCTTAGGTTTCCGATTTCTACTTCCTTCATAAACTTTTGCAGGCGTCGTATCGGGCGAATTAAACTTGTTGCAAAGCCGAATCCCACACTGTAGGCAATCATTAATGAGATGATGATCGTCAAAACAATCGTTCTTCCAATTTGAATAATTCCCCCTGTTAAATCTTTATAGGGCACCGCCGTAAAGAAACTCCAGCCTATATTCGGGGAATAGGTGTAGGTGACAAAATCCTTCCGGTCGTTCTTTAATATTTGTGTACTGCTTTCGTTATTTTGGAGTTGTGAGAGCTGGCTAAATTCAACCTTTTTTCCAAGCTTTGAATAATCGGGATGATAGACATAATGCCCTTTCGAATCTAAAATAAAAAAATACCCGTTTCGACTAATCGTTACTTTGTTTGAGATTTCCTCAATTCTTCTAAAGTTAATATCAATAATGAGCATTCCTACAGGGAGCAGGGTCTTAGGATTGTATAACCTCCTGACCAGTGAAATAACCGGCTGCTCTATATTTTTTAATTTAAGCGTTCTCGTTACTAACATTGTCATTCCGTTTAGAGGGACAGATGAATACCAATACTCTTCTCTTATTTTGGTCGAAGGATAGTAATTCCTTATTCCTAGCGTATCAATAGCAATATCATCTTCCACTAAAACTGTAATATTGGATATATCGGCTCGAGAATAGGAGGCATCTTTTAGCGTTTTCCTTGCTGCTTCCACCACATCATCGCTTTTGCCACCTTTTAAAAGACTAGATAGTTCAGGTGAATTAATTATTTTTAAGCTTGTAATCTCAAAATCTTGTAAATAATATTCAATATGTGATTCTACTTGGTCAATAACCTGTCCGCTACTTTGACGGAGTTCGTTTTCCAATTCTACCGAGGAT from Neobacillus sp. CF12 encodes:
- a CDS encoding ECF transporter S component, which encodes MKGSLTVRNIVIAGVLGAVAILLGVTRIGYIPVPTAAGNATIMHIPAIIGGIMQGPVVGAIVGLIFGVSSFLNATVPLFKDPLVAILPRLFIGVIAWLVYVGIRRRSEYLAIGSAAFLGTLTNTVLVLTMAVVRGYMGVEVAWTVAITSGIPEAIVGTVVTLAVVLAWKQIGKGKKSKISEDL
- a CDS encoding energy-coupling factor transporter transmembrane component T: MASEFDLSRNITIGQHVPTGSFIHRLDPRIKLLVFTILVIAIALNTSYLGNALGLLLSIYLFWASKIPISYGLSGIKPAIPFIIILAVLQLIFQGNVFSGGTIFFEYGFILITSESIRLVIVSAVRFVEIILLSSVLTLSTSTTELTHAIHSLLSPLKKIEFPVHEFSLIITIAIRFVPTFAIEMEKMMKAQASRGADFGSGEWWRIIQRTKDMLPIIIPLFNIALSRAEDLILAMESRCYTPGNDRSTYSVYKAIGRDYFVLIIGLLVSALLLFYHFPY
- a CDS encoding sensor histidine kinase yields the protein MQKRWRKAEDFIERYILLKNQSLMMKLCIFSSFLVILPVLSVGIISYNRSSVELENELRQSSGQVIDQVESHIEYYLQDFEITSLKIINSPELSSLLKGGKSDDVVEAARKTLKDASYSRADISNITVLVEDDIAIDTLGIRNYYPSTKIREEYWYSSVPLNGMTMLVTRTLKLKNIEQPVISLVRRLYNPKTLLPVGMLIIDINFRRIEEISNKVTISRNGYFFILDSKGHYVYHPDYSKLGKKVEFSQLSQLQNNESSTQILKNDRKDFVTYTYSPNIGWSFFTAVPYKDLTGGIIQIGRTIVLTIIISLMIAYSVGFGFATSLIRPIRRLQKFMKEVEIGNLSGRVPVESNDEIGQLSAGFNNTVEKLSNLLEEVYVSKLKETEMSLKQKEIEIKMLQSQMNPHFLYNSLETIRGMALEERQENIAIMSYSLAKLLRYNLKNNSSTVSLGEEVRFCETYLQIQKFRFEDRFEYELIIPEWAMDLQVVKFSLQPLVENCFVHAFGQSFQKFRITISVIPLSESTYLIRVEDTGAGIPNHKLDELTRKLEQKTTNSDGKHIGILNVHQRIHYVFGAEYGLTIRSQMGSGTVVEMQLPMQEITGGEIE
- a CDS encoding glycoside hydrolase family 3 N-terminal domain-containing protein produces the protein MASLSKQIRKSSKLRKKLLATALTLSLLAPVIGPQAGFADDQGYTGEEGEATPYTGRGAITTYKIAKAEGQPEIEVATQERILEIDDKYFRDANGNKSLDGYEDWRKPVSDRVANLVGQMSLEQKAGLMYINTHTPEADPADGKFVTANNSKIVTDKKLRHVIYRLSQNLGDIANYNNQMQQLAEGLDLGIPVVITSNPRNSASTDYTNITNVQDQHTFWPGTLGLAAAGDVEAVGEFAEIARQEWRAAGIRKVYGYMADVATDPLWARIEETFGEDPKVVGDMNYEIVRGFQGETLGNDSVAITVKHFPGGGARDDGQDPHFENGSFNIYPTEGSMEKYHIPPFMRAIEAGVASVMPYYAYPSNDSADQGLDLYSEIEQFEEVGMTLNEGIIRYLREGLGFKGYINSDSGAVAGSAWGYMDKTPVEKVAKAVNAGTNIISGGATPELVIEAVNSGLLKEAKVDESITYTLSEMMTLGLFEDPFVNPAEAIAAANNEENRALAYEAHQKSVVLMRNDKIKGKKLLPLTEEKVEDIKLYVEGFVGVAAPRNLKGEEAAKYVADNSALQSAGFTADLKVTLTDKFPNIELVDSVEEATHAYVYVKPTQSNWDNNPRIDINETTGVSDVKRIVEIQKTVPTITALNFTNQWLINELEPNAAALIGTFGTLQEAVFEVLTGEFNPVGKLPFAIPASAKAVEKEVGDVPSFAPEEYKHFTYKNKIGDKYEFGFGLSYKKENKGKAVGKPDHAENKK
- a CDS encoding response regulator, with amino-acid sequence MKKILLVDDERWVRAALKWTINKLNLPLQVVHEAPNGLEALDWVKKNDVDLILTDIRMPVMDGLALVKELSGLKGEYDVIVISVHDEFPFIQQAMRSGVTDYLLKPVEESEIKVCLEKWLSKKSNKGMTSKPTMSEKENIPLSTIERVLDYINKTPLDQITLKEAAESIHINPSYLSQLFKQQLNKKFVDYITELRIEESKRLLQNTTLRMSEIAERVGYSDLAYFSNNFKRIVGSSPSEYRNINSKTSDDKLKKR
- a CDS encoding energy-coupling factor transporter ATPase yields the protein MEPIIALENVSFSYKINESTSVSVLKDVSFSIFPGEYVAIIGHNGSGKSTLSKHLNGLLTPGSGDVWVNGHNTKDDSRKLDIRKSVGMVFQHPDNQIVATIVEEDVAFGLENIGVPRQEMKHRIDEALEVVKMSEFRKRPPHHLSGGQKQRVAIAGVLAMRPDCIVFDESTSMLDTFGRNEVLQVMKKMNEMGMTIITVTHRMSEAAEADRIIVVEDGKIVMDGKPSEIFKHKEELLQLQLDIPAVSQMAEIIHNQIPAFSRELIHEKELVNEVKRVSNARI
- a CDS encoding energy-coupling factor transporter ATPase, with product MPEKPIIVVENLFHTYMKGTPMEHAALKGTSMSVKEGECIAIIGHTGSGKSTLIQHFNGLIRPDKGKVIIDGVDLSKKRIDIKALRRQVGLVFQNPEDQIFEKLIGDDIAYGPFKLGLPLKEVRERVKWAMDMVGLDFEEMKDRQTFALSGGQKRKVALAGILALKPKILVLDEPTAGLDPRSRNELLDKIKFLNKMENLTVIFVSHNMEEVAYLADRVYVMANGKDVLSGTPESIFTDKDKLERHQIGTPETVQVLYRLKDLGYTINTSAFTISEAAGEIIKVLASREGENHG
- the licT gene encoding BglG family transcription antiterminator LicT → MKIAKVINNNVISVMDENNKELVIMGRGIAFQKRPGDVVEEEKIEKIFKLDNKDVSEKFKTLLYDIPLEYMEVAEAIINYAKVTLGKKLNESIYVSLTDHIVFAIERNKKGLLISNALLWEIKRIYKDEYAIGLKAIEKINNKLGISLPEDEAGFIAMHIVNAELNEEMPNVVNITKLIQDVLNIVKYHFKIDIDEDSLNYFRFLTHLKFFAQRLFSGTSLGSKDDFLYEMMKEKYKDAIACVKKIKDYIKKEHGQDLTKEEMAYLAIHIERVVNRN